In Salvelinus alpinus chromosome 30, SLU_Salpinus.1, whole genome shotgun sequence, a single genomic region encodes these proteins:
- the LOC139560371 gene encoding uncharacterized protein isoform X2: MRRLRRKGGNNEKVFGCHLLDHLAITCQEIPQVLRSCSEFIEKHGVVDGIYRLSGVSSNTQKLRGEFDSEGTPDLNKDVYLQDIHCVSSLCKAYFRELPNPLLTYQLYDKYAEAVAIQLEDERLVKIKDVLKELPTPHYRTLEFLMRHLVKMASYSSHTNMHARNLAIVWAPNLLRSKDIEASGFNGTAAFMEVRIQSIVVEFILTHVPQLFPDSGIGLECLKSFPSPSIHNPEKPLFRAIPFQLGNISPGDGPPAMRSYHAIIDGTDKRKGSLKSRKWKSIFNLGGRLQDPRRRNKNSTKEKERTVLRPAKSMDSLSSMPYLHEGSRQRAPSTVMSPLAQPSPCPQGGADRGASTNGSDVGSGYAVTFRRGQGASVSVVSGGTKGKYSRLYSHCSGGNSTEALQPPSRSPGLSSKADRRAGIHISGPFSVTVPLHITSGLAFGVLQGGGAERGNHSGDKGEGERQEEGERHIRVEVVVEDETDGVKRRDQEVSEERRDEAEDDKVEGKEDRRKEEELNGDCVSKPSEERGEESEGGGEDTVNHENDEEEDEEGEHMGSVQTALDSPNGVRNDAVATDVPYPTTMEEDDAQVQDCPLDFQDTFGFLDLMDSSASTKMFQAFSVEPHHGEDEYEDEVEQRSPELSHDKPDSVTQPPVDTQTQIQTGCQTETHTLRQTQTPTHRPLSFDQYVRADKSMSLPYMSRPFLPARCSSSEEEDNDDKDADYDREDEDDDDMFCKSLPSSLVFNRLTWSGPQTDVESALSLPAKPSQQLDSASDDRSIGIGLSQSSEARMPPEHLDIDSPDCCNPSEEVLRHSKAEEENRLEAIDLLGEEDAGQDPDNQEKDQADTLTNTCTESTEIQECCHSVETSMTKEEDIERGLASASSSTDCEEASLQTTAEEEDTGVHLQLRDEEDLKSHCGEGVISEGYNGDTVSEAEKADSQEHLLTACRIVSCAEEPKNILNERSEVVSAGGAMEQPENSAERDSEGKEEDVEEEMEEREDRNKGEFNKQEGEVTRTETEKREVLKELDETEGEDFGAREQRGMIEEEERIAGEEGEVGEEDIYEIKSILARDDMMESGERKDREGETEESKVMEEVIETKEGESIRVQQKEIDKEGESKTSEEMSAKEETKREVEGVDTMGETEEEAAEEGMENMLIDNEEHKQDLEAQHVLERGERAIDLMKDVAGEGDEEGDKEMEVGGVIRDEEGDSIHVVQQETEEHESTGPDKENQERENEGETKDQLQIPTIIEESEEELKEVQIYIKELNKGQKEGRGSKVGSEKGVGRVLVRSKQQTPPKVCQSRSVPMVPPKPHHCRITSLNLRQEQQRERREADRAMGEGKVHRALGQQDKDKERKMEGKLEHDKVCETEQQ, translated from the exons ATGCGGAGACTCCGGAGAAAAGGAGGGAACAATGAGAAGGTGTTTGGCTGTCACCTGTTGGACCACCTGGCTATAACCTGTCAGGAGA TTCCTCAGGTGCTGCGAAGCTGCAGTGAATTCATTGAGAAGCATGGGGTTGTAGATGGAATCTACAGGCTATCTGGGGTGTCATCCAACACACAGAAACTGAg GGGTGAGTTTGACAGTGAGGGAACCCCAGATCTCAATAAGGATGTGTACCTGCAGGACATTCACTGTGTCAGCTCTCTCTGCAAGGCCTACTTCAGAGAGTTGCCCAATCCTCTCCTCACATACCAGCTCTATGACAAATATGCT GAAGCTGTGGCAATTCAGCTGGAGGACGAGAGGCTGGTGAAGATCAAGGATGTGCTGAAGGAGTTACCCACTCCCCATTACAG AACTCTAGAGTTCCTGATGCGTCACCTTGTAAAGATGGCTTCTTATTCCTCACACACCAACATGCATGCCCGGAACCTCGCCATTGTTTGGGCTCCAAACCTtctcag GTCAAAAGACATTGAGGCGTCAGGGTTTAACGGTACTGCAGCCTTCATGGAGGTGAGGATACAGTCCATCGTAGTGGAATTCATCCTCACCCACGTGCCCCAGCTGTTTCCTGATTCAG GTATTGGTCTGGAGTGTCTTAAGTCATTCCCATCTCCCTCTATACACAATCCAGAGAAACCTTTATTCCGGGCCATTCCATTCCAGTTAGGCAATATCAGCCCAGGGGACGGCCCCCCGGCCATGCGCTCATATCACGCCATCATCGACGGCACAGACAA GAGGAAGGGATCTCTCAAGAGCAGGAAGTGGAAGTCCATCTTCAATTTAGGAGGCAGACTCCAAGACCCGAGACGAAGGAACAAGAACTCAACCAAAG AAAAAGAGAGAACTGTCTTAAGGCCAGCCAAGAGCATGGATTCCCTGAGCTCAATGCCCTATTTGCATGAAG GTTCCAGACAACGAGCCCCTTCCACTGTCATGTCCCCCCTGGCTCAGCCCTCTCCCTGTCCCCAAGGTGGTGCTGATAGAGGGGCATCCACTAATGGTAGTGATGTGGGCAGCGGATATGCTGTGACCTTCCGGAGGGGTCAGGGGGCTAGTGTGAGTGTAGTGAGCGGGGGAACAAAGGGCAAATACAGTCGACTGTACAGTCACTGTAGTGGGGGCAACAGCACTGAGGCTCTGCAACCCCCATCCAGATCCCCAGGACTCTCCAGCAAAGCGGACCGGCGGGCAGGGATACACATCTCCGGACCTTTCTCAGTCACCGTCCCCCTTCACATCACATCAGGCCTGGCCTTTGGGGTGCTGCAGGGGGGTGGAGCAGAAAGGGGCAATCATAGCGGAGATAAGGGGGAGggtgagagacaggaggaaggggaaaGGCACATCCGAGTGGAAGTTGTGGTGGAGGACGAGACTGACGGAGTCAAGAGAAGAGATCAAGAGGTatcggaggagaggagagatgaggcagAGGATGATAAAGTTGAAGGAAAAGAAGACAGAAGAAAGGAGGAGGAACTGAATGGGGACTGTGTATCTAAGCCatcagaggagaggggtgaagagagtgagggtggaggagaggatacAGTAAACCATGAAAAcgatgaagaggaggatgaagagggagaACACATGG GCTCTGTGCAGACTGCCCTGGATTCTCCAAATGGTGTCAGAAATGACGCAGTTGCCACAGATGTGCCGTACCCTACGACGATGGAGGAGGACGATGCACAAGTCCAGGACTGTCCACTAGACTTTCAGGATACTTTTGGATTCCTGGACCTCATGGACAGCAGTGCCTCCAccaag aTGTTCCAGGCGTTCTCAGTGGAGCCTCATCATGGGGAAGATGAGTATGAGGACGAGGTGGAGCAGAGATCCCCTGAACTCTCACATGACAAACCAGACTCTGTCACACAGCCACctgtagacacacagacacaaatacaGACAGGCTGccaaacagagacacacacactgaggcagaCACAAACGCCCACACACAGACCTCTAAGCTTTGATCAATATGTACGAGCCGACAAGTCAATGAGTCTACCTTACATGTCCAGGCCCTTCCTGCCTGCTCGGTGCTCTTCCTCTGAAGAAGAGGATAATGACGACAAAGATGCTGATTACGACAGAGAAGATGAGGACGATGATGACATGTTCTGTAAAAGTCTACCATCTAGTTTGGTGTTCAACAGACTGACATGGAGTGGGCCTCAGACTGACGTGGAGAGCGCTTTGTCCCTCCCTGCTAAGCCCTCACAACAATTGGACAGTGCTTCTGATGACAGGTCCATAGGAATTGGTCTATCACAGAGTTCTGAGGCCAGAATGCCTCCTGAGCACTTGGACATTGATTCCCCTGATTGCTGTAACCCATCAGAAGAGGTCTTGAGGCATAGCAAGGCTGAAGAAGAGAATAGACTGGAAGCGATAGACCTGTTGGGGGAGGAGGATGCAGGGCAGGATCCAGACAACCAGGAGAAAGACCAGGCAGACACACTGACGAATACATGCACAGAAAG CACTGAGATACAAGAATGTTGTCACTCGGTTGAAACGAGCATGACGAAGGAAGAGGACATTGAGAGGGGCCTCGCTTCAGCATCCTCATCAACTGACTGTGAGGAGGCCTCACTGCAGACCACTGCAGAGGAAGAGGACACTGGAGTTCACCTGCAGCTCAGAGACGAGGAGGACCTGAAGAGTCACTGTGGTGAAGGTGTGATTTCAGAGGGTTACAATGGCGATACCGTGAGCGAAGCCGAGAAAGCAGATTCACAAGAGCATTTACTCACTGCCTGTCGTATAGTTTCCTGTGCTGAAGAGCCAAAGAACATACTCAATGAGCGATCGGAGGTAGTTTCAGCTGGGGGCGCAATGGAGCAGCCTGAAAATAGTGCTGAGAGGGATAGCGAGGGAAAGGAGGAAGAtgtagaggaagagatggaggaaagagaAGATAGAAATAAGGGAGAATTTAACAAACAAGAAGGAGAGGTAACAAGAACTGAGACTGAGAAGAGAGAGGTATTAAAGGAGTTGGATGAAACAGAAGGGGAGGACTTTGGGGCGAGGGAGCAAAGAGGAATGATTGAAGAAGAGGAAAGGATTGCAGGTGAGGAAGGGGAAGTAGGAGAAGAAGACATTTATGAGATAAAGAGCATATTAGCCAGGGATGACATGATGGAAAGTGGAGAGAGGAAGGATAGGGAAGGGGAGACTGAGGAAAGTAAAGTTATGGAGGAGGTGATAGAAaccaaagagggagagagtattAGAGTACAGCAGAAAGAGATAGATAAGGAAGGAGAGAGTAAGACAAGTGAAGAGATGAGTGCAAAAGAAGAGACGAAGCGAGAGGTGGAAGGAGTGGATACCATGGGAGAGACTGAGGAAGAGGCAGCTGAAGAGGGGATGGAAAATATGTTGATTGATAATGAGGAGCATAAACAGGACCTAGAGGCACAGCATGttttagagagaggagaaagagctaTAGATCTGATGAAGGATGTTgcgggagagggagatgaggagggagataaagagatggaAGTGGGAGGTGTAATCAGGGACGAAGAAGGAGATAGTATACATGTGGTCCAACAGGAGACAGAGGAACATGAATCAACAGGGCCAGATAAGGAGAACCAAGAGAGGGAGAATGAAGGAGAGACAAAAGACCAACTACAGATACCAACAATAATAGAGGAAAGTGAGGAAGAACTGAAAGAGGTCCAGATTTACATCAAAGAATTGAATAAGGGACAGAAGGAAGGGAGAGGTAGTAAAGTGGGTTCTGAAAAAGGGGTGGGGAGAGTGCTGGTCAGGTCTAAACAACAAACACCCCCTAAAGTGTGTCAATCAAGATCAGTGCCAATGGTACCACCTAAGCCACATCACTGCCGAATAACTTCACTGAACCTCAGACAAgagcagcagagggagaggagagaggcagacagagccATGGGGGAGGGAAAGGTACACAGGGCTTTGGGACAGCAAGATaaggacaaagagagaaagatggaaggGAAGCTAGAGCATGACAAAGTCTGCGAGACAGAACAACAGTGA